The following are from one region of the Bradyrhizobium septentrionale genome:
- a CDS encoding DUF2865 domain-containing protein gives MMSISRTPDTVFNRSLARASVAALVALVGNWASSPVSAQQLPSDSAYTAAPSFAAAPEFEPAEERRRPRVYITTRSGGGRQNFCVRTCDGRFFPLPRVSEAANAGACEAACPAAEVKLYSGSDIDGAMTEQGETYKTLANAFRFQREIVPQCSCRTGATAGLSPIAIENDLTLRTGDIIAADDGFKIAAISSGQKRSVLFRPLSKAKAQALGLARISSR, from the coding sequence ATGATGTCGATCAGCCGGACGCCAGATACCGTCTTCAACCGCAGCCTGGCGCGCGCAAGCGTGGCAGCGCTGGTCGCGCTCGTCGGCAATTGGGCATCGTCGCCGGTTTCAGCACAGCAATTGCCTAGCGACTCGGCGTATACCGCGGCGCCCAGCTTTGCTGCCGCGCCGGAATTTGAGCCCGCCGAAGAACGCCGGCGGCCGCGGGTGTACATCACGACGCGATCAGGCGGCGGCCGGCAGAACTTCTGCGTCAGGACCTGCGACGGCCGCTTCTTCCCGCTGCCGCGCGTGAGCGAGGCGGCCAATGCCGGGGCATGCGAGGCGGCCTGTCCCGCCGCCGAGGTGAAGCTGTATTCCGGCTCCGACATTGACGGCGCCATGACCGAGCAGGGCGAGACCTACAAGACGCTCGCAAACGCATTTCGATTTCAGCGCGAGATCGTGCCGCAATGCTCATGCCGCACCGGCGCAACGGCCGGCCTCTCGCCGATTGCGATCGAGAACGATTTGACGCTTCGCACCGGCGACATCATCGCCGCCGATGACGGCTTCAAGATCGCGGCGATCTCCAGCGGGCAGAAGCGCAGCGTGCTGTTCAGGCCGCTGTCGAAAGCGAAAGCGCAGGCACTCGGCCTGGCGCGGATTTCGTCGCGATAG
- the trxA gene encoding thioredoxin, producing MTIMEQGGPTPQAAPDLIKETTTQTFVKDVIEESRRQPVMIDFWAPWCGPCRQLTPMLEKAVRNAKGRVKLVKMNIDEHPQIPGQMGIQSIPAVIAFVNGQPADGFMGAVPESQVNAFIDKITKGVPAAGEPNLAEILAEADAVLAEGDAEAAAQIYAEVLAHDATNIAALAGLAKCYMTTGAVEQAKQTLAMVPESKRNDAAVKAVQAAIDLAEQAQSVGPIAELEQKVAANPLDHQARFDLATALNAAGKRSEATEQLLAIVKRDRKWNDDGARKQLVQFFEAWGGTDEATVDGRKRLSTILFS from the coding sequence GTGACGATAATGGAGCAGGGCGGCCCCACGCCCCAGGCAGCGCCCGATTTGATCAAGGAGACGACGACCCAGACCTTCGTCAAGGACGTCATCGAGGAGTCGCGCCGCCAGCCGGTTATGATCGACTTCTGGGCGCCCTGGTGCGGTCCCTGCCGTCAGCTCACGCCGATGCTGGAAAAGGCGGTCCGCAACGCCAAGGGCCGGGTCAAGCTGGTCAAGATGAACATCGATGAGCATCCGCAGATTCCCGGCCAGATGGGCATCCAGTCGATCCCGGCCGTGATCGCTTTCGTCAACGGCCAGCCCGCCGATGGCTTCATGGGCGCGGTGCCGGAGAGCCAGGTCAACGCCTTCATCGACAAGATCACCAAGGGCGTGCCCGCCGCCGGCGAGCCGAATCTCGCGGAGATTCTGGCCGAGGCCGACGCCGTGCTCGCCGAGGGCGACGCCGAAGCGGCGGCGCAGATCTATGCCGAGGTGCTGGCGCATGACGCCACCAACATCGCGGCGCTGGCCGGCCTCGCCAAATGCTACATGACGACCGGCGCGGTCGAGCAGGCCAAGCAGACGCTCGCGATGGTGCCGGAATCCAAGCGCAACGATGCCGCGGTGAAGGCGGTGCAGGCGGCGATCGATCTCGCCGAGCAGGCGCAGTCGGTCGGACCGATCGCGGAGCTAGAACAGAAAGTCGCCGCAAACCCGCTCGATCATCAGGCTCGATTCGATCTCGCGACCGCGCTCAATGCGGCGGGCAAGCGCTCTGAGGCGACCGAGCAGTTGCTCGCGATCGTCAAGCGTGACCGCAAGTGGAACGACGACGGCGCGCGCAAGCAGCTGGTGCAGTTCTTCGAGGCGTGGGGCGGCACCGATGAGGCAACCGTCGACGGGCGCAAGCGGTTGTCGACGATCCTGTTCTCGTAA
- a CDS encoding LON peptidase substrate-binding domain-containing protein translates to MPINAEYRGPGELPEIIPVFPLPGALLLPRGQMPLNIFEPRYLAMIDDALRDGHRLIGMIQPDVAHSHKEAKPVLFRIGCVGRITQLAESGDGRYILELTGVARFKVVEELSVQTAYRQCKVDFFSFTGDFTARKGEDAVDRKALLEVLADFLEANNLKVDWEGIESAPNEALVNALAMMSPYGPAEKQAMLEAPDLKTRAEILIAVTEMDLAKKRTSGDPPVQ, encoded by the coding sequence ATGCCGATCAATGCCGAATATCGCGGGCCCGGCGAGCTCCCCGAGATCATCCCGGTGTTCCCGCTGCCTGGCGCGCTGCTTTTGCCGCGCGGCCAGATGCCGCTCAACATCTTCGAGCCGCGCTACCTCGCGATGATCGACGACGCGCTGCGCGACGGCCACCGCCTGATCGGCATGATCCAGCCCGACGTGGCGCATTCGCACAAAGAGGCGAAGCCGGTGCTGTTCCGGATCGGCTGCGTCGGCCGCATCACCCAGCTCGCCGAATCCGGCGACGGCCGCTACATCCTCGAACTGACCGGCGTCGCGCGCTTCAAGGTGGTCGAGGAGCTGTCCGTGCAGACGGCGTACCGGCAGTGCAAGGTCGACTTCTTCTCCTTCACCGGCGACTTCACCGCGCGCAAGGGCGAGGACGCCGTCGACCGCAAGGCACTGCTCGAGGTGCTCGCCGATTTCCTGGAAGCCAACAATCTGAAGGTCGACTGGGAGGGCATCGAGTCCGCGCCCAACGAGGCGCTGGTCAATGCGCTGGCGATGATGTCGCCCTATGGCCCGGCCGAGAAGCAGGCCATGCTGGAGGCGCCCGACCTGAAGACTCGCGCCGAAATCCTGATCGCCGTCACCGAGATGGATCTCGCCAAGAAGCGCACCAGCGGCGACCCGCCGGTGCAGTGA
- a CDS encoding cytochrome b/b6 domain-containing protein, with product MIEAASGARGATSVQVWDLPLRLWHWALAILVLVAWVTPSTHDRLHRLAGYSVIGLLAFRLIWGFAGTRYARFGKVGVRLRAAPRYIWNLRRGITGRYIGLNPAGTVMLVTLLFLLAVSAITGAMEVTVTFFGVWWVEDTHAYASDAVLVLVALHVLGVVVVGLLQRQNLVRAMFTGRKQLRNR from the coding sequence ATGATCGAGGCGGCGTCCGGTGCGCGCGGCGCGACCAGCGTGCAGGTCTGGGACCTGCCGCTGCGGCTCTGGCACTGGGCGCTCGCCATCCTCGTCCTCGTCGCATGGGTGACACCCAGCACCCATGACCGGCTGCACCGGCTCGCCGGTTACTCCGTGATCGGGCTGCTGGCGTTCCGGCTGATCTGGGGCTTTGCCGGCACCCGCTACGCGCGCTTCGGCAAGGTTGGCGTCCGGCTGCGCGCCGCGCCGCGCTACATCTGGAATCTCCGCCGCGGCATCACCGGGCGCTATATCGGGCTCAATCCCGCGGGCACCGTGATGCTGGTGACGCTGCTGTTCCTGCTCGCGGTCTCGGCGATCACGGGCGCGATGGAGGTCACCGTCACCTTCTTCGGCGTCTGGTGGGTCGAGGACACCCACGCCTACGCCTCCGATGCCGTCCTCGTCCTGGTCGCCCTGCACGTGCTCGGCGTCGTCGTGGTGGGGTTGCTGCAGCGCCAGAATCTGGTGCGCGCGATGTTCACCGGACGCAAGCAGCTTCGTAATCGCTGA
- a CDS encoding PepSY domain-containing protein has translation MRVKVILSAVLAACVLGLMGSAALADGYKNCTKLDKASWKPASDAEAKAKAAGYEVRRSKIEGSCYEVYGVKEGKLYELFYSPEDLSLKHTIAK, from the coding sequence ATGCGCGTGAAAGTGATTTTGAGTGCGGTGCTCGCAGCTTGTGTTCTGGGGCTGATGGGATCGGCGGCACTCGCCGACGGCTACAAGAATTGCACGAAGCTCGACAAGGCGTCGTGGAAACCGGCAAGCGATGCCGAGGCCAAGGCCAAGGCCGCCGGCTACGAGGTGCGCCGCTCGAAGATCGAGGGCTCCTGCTATGAGGTGTACGGCGTCAAGGAAGGCAAGCTCTACGAGCTGTTCTACAGCCCGGAGGATCTCAGCCTGAAGCACACGATCGCGAAGTGA
- a CDS encoding EAL domain-containing protein, with amino-acid sequence MFRVLTCLSGEHDWRLVLLAGLVCFVASIVAVNIFHRAIATQARTRLIWIAIAGAAIGYGIWATHFIAMLAYEPGVPTGYGIVLTALSLAAAMMLTSCGLGLAASDPSRWRAPVGGAVIGAGIASMHYLGMWALEVPGHVVWSLDLVAASIVLGMLFGYAALAIAVRHQDRWMSLAAALLLTLAIVSHHFTAMGAVEIVPDPLQAPAALSLSPAFLSIVIAGVALSVLGMSLVGVLADRRLALRTRRFEEIISQLSLARQQVEASQKELEEHRFRLDTAINHMGEGLCMFDAEKRLVVCNDRYAKMYRLPPELLLPGTAHREIIRHRIANGILKGETSDSAATQVLATLNALPAGEISSRVDELADGRLICVTRQPMPGGGWVATHRDVTEQRRSEAKITHMAQHDALTDLPNRVLLKEWMEQALSGARCGGPSLAVLMLDLDRFKDVNDTLGHPAGDALLKSVAARLRRCVSDTTLIARLGGDEFAVIDYVTDPIAEAGLLAEKIRKALSEPIDLGDHRVTTTTSIGIAIAPRDGTDSDEVLRSADLALYSAKSGGRGSFRFFEPELDRLLQARRSLERDMRSALVNGEFELHYQPFINVASGETCGFEALLRWHHPQRGMISPAQFIPLAEETGLIVPLGEWVLRTACAEAAKWPDDLKIAINLSPVQFRSPDLVPVIVHALASAGVSPERLELEVTETAIIQDSEAVFAALSQLHDLGARIALDDFGTGYSSLSFLQKFPFDKVKIDRSFVSELAGATDESRRIARAIVRFAVSLGKTTTAEGVETREQLDILRADACVEVQGFHFSPPVQGEKVAQMIGGWSTASAQRPAVRLAMAGAAS; translated from the coding sequence ATGTTTCGTGTTCTTACGTGTCTTTCAGGTGAGCATGACTGGCGGCTCGTCCTGCTCGCCGGACTGGTCTGTTTCGTTGCCAGCATCGTTGCCGTCAACATCTTCCATCGCGCGATCGCCACGCAGGCGAGGACGCGCCTGATCTGGATCGCGATCGCAGGCGCTGCGATCGGCTACGGCATCTGGGCAACGCATTTCATCGCGATGCTCGCCTACGAGCCGGGCGTGCCGACCGGCTACGGTATCGTCCTGACCGCGCTGTCACTCGCCGCGGCGATGATGCTGACGTCATGCGGCCTTGGCCTTGCCGCCAGCGACCCCAGCCGGTGGCGTGCGCCGGTCGGCGGCGCGGTGATCGGCGCCGGCATCGCCAGCATGCACTATCTCGGAATGTGGGCGCTCGAAGTGCCGGGCCATGTGGTCTGGTCGCTCGACCTCGTGGCGGCCTCCATCGTGCTCGGCATGCTGTTCGGCTATGCCGCACTGGCGATCGCGGTCCGCCATCAGGACCGCTGGATGTCGCTCGCCGCGGCGCTGTTGTTGACGCTTGCGATCGTGTCGCATCATTTCACCGCGATGGGCGCGGTCGAGATCGTTCCGGATCCGCTGCAGGCCCCCGCCGCCCTGTCGCTCTCTCCGGCCTTCCTCTCCATCGTGATCGCGGGCGTGGCGCTTTCGGTGCTCGGGATGAGCCTGGTCGGCGTGCTCGCCGATCGCCGCCTGGCGCTGCGCACCCGCCGCTTCGAGGAGATCATCAGCCAGCTTTCGCTGGCGCGGCAGCAGGTCGAGGCGTCGCAGAAGGAGCTGGAGGAACACAGGTTCCGGCTGGATACGGCGATCAACCACATGGGCGAAGGTCTCTGCATGTTCGATGCGGAGAAGCGCCTCGTCGTCTGCAATGACCGCTACGCCAAGATGTACCGGCTGCCGCCTGAATTGCTGCTGCCCGGCACGGCCCACCGCGAGATCATCAGACATCGGATCGCCAACGGCATCCTCAAGGGCGAGACCAGCGACAGCGCCGCGACGCAGGTGCTCGCGACATTGAATGCGCTGCCAGCGGGCGAGATCAGCAGCCGGGTCGACGAGCTTGCCGACGGCCGGCTGATCTGCGTGACGCGGCAGCCGATGCCCGGCGGCGGCTGGGTGGCGACGCATCGCGACGTCACCGAGCAACGGCGCTCCGAGGCCAAGATCACCCATATGGCGCAGCATGACGCGCTGACCGATCTGCCGAATCGCGTGCTGCTCAAGGAATGGATGGAGCAGGCACTCTCCGGCGCCCGGTGCGGCGGGCCGAGCCTCGCAGTGCTGATGCTCGATCTCGATCGCTTCAAGGACGTCAACGACACGCTCGGGCATCCGGCGGGCGATGCGCTGCTCAAATCGGTGGCCGCACGGTTGCGTCGGTGCGTCAGCGATACCACGCTGATCGCGCGGCTCGGCGGCGACGAGTTCGCGGTGATCGACTACGTCACAGATCCGATCGCGGAAGCGGGCTTGCTTGCCGAGAAGATCAGAAAGGCGCTCAGCGAGCCGATCGATCTCGGCGATCATCGCGTGACCACCACGACCAGCATCGGCATTGCGATCGCACCGCGCGACGGCACCGATTCCGACGAGGTCCTGCGCAGCGCCGATCTTGCGCTCTACTCGGCCAAGAGCGGCGGGCGCGGCTCGTTCCGCTTCTTCGAGCCGGAGCTCGACCGGCTGTTGCAGGCCCGGCGCAGCCTCGAGCGCGACATGCGCAGCGCGCTCGTCAACGGCGAGTTCGAGTTGCACTATCAGCCGTTCATCAATGTCGCGAGCGGGGAGACCTGCGGCTTCGAGGCGCTGTTGCGCTGGCATCACCCGCAGCGCGGCATGATATCCCCGGCCCAGTTCATCCCGCTGGCGGAAGAGACCGGCCTGATCGTTCCGCTCGGCGAATGGGTGCTGCGCACCGCCTGCGCCGAGGCCGCGAAATGGCCCGACGATCTCAAGATCGCGATCAATCTGTCGCCTGTGCAGTTCAGGAGCCCGGACCTGGTCCCGGTGATCGTGCACGCGCTGGCGAGCGCGGGAGTTTCGCCTGAGCGGCTCGAGCTCGAAGTCACCGAAACGGCGATCATCCAGGACAGCGAGGCGGTGTTCGCGGCTCTCAGCCAGCTGCACGATCTCGGGGCGCGGATTGCGCTCGATGATTTCGGCACCGGCTACTCGTCGCTGAGCTTCCTGCAGAAGTTTCCGTTCGACAAGGTCAAGATCGACCGCAGCTTCGTGTCCGAACTCGCCGGCGCAACCGACGAGTCGCGCAGGATCGCGCGCGCGATCGTTCGATTTGCCGTCAGCCTCGGCAAGACCACGACGGCCGAAGGCGTCGAGACCAGGGAGCAGCTCGACATCCTTCGGGCGGACGCCTGCGTGGAAGTGCAGGGCTTCCACTTCAGCCCGCCAGTGCAAGGTGAGAAGGTCGCACAAATGATCGGTGGATGGAGCACGGCATCCGCGCAACGCCCGGCAGTTCGATTGGCAATGGCGGGCGCCGCTTCCTGA
- a CDS encoding PaaI family thioesterase: MTTGPGFDLERLIATNASAAFNRLAGFEVVSAGAGAVELRMPWRDDLTQYAGHLHAGMIAALLDTACGFAAASIAGSITASHFSMNCLKPAVGRCFIAKGTTLRAGRRQVFARAELFAENEQGEMSRVATGETVLVPLDV, translated from the coding sequence GTGACCACTGGTCCAGGATTCGATCTCGAACGTCTCATTGCGACCAATGCGTCCGCGGCCTTCAACCGGCTGGCCGGCTTCGAGGTCGTCTCCGCCGGTGCCGGCGCGGTGGAACTGCGCATGCCCTGGCGCGACGATCTCACCCAATATGCGGGACATCTGCACGCCGGCATGATCGCGGCCCTGCTCGACACCGCCTGCGGCTTTGCCGCGGCGTCGATCGCGGGTTCCATCACCGCATCGCATTTCTCGATGAATTGTCTCAAACCTGCCGTGGGCCGCTGCTTCATCGCCAAAGGCACCACGCTGCGTGCGGGACGCAGGCAGGTCTTTGCGCGCGCGGAACTGTTTGCGGAGAACGAGCAGGGCGAGATGTCGCGGGTCGCAACCGGTGAAACCGTGTTGGTTCCGCTGGACGTTTGA
- a CDS encoding crotonase/enoyl-CoA hydratase family protein, producing MTNVRVTVSIADGVADVRLNRPDKLNALDPAMFTAIADAGAQLADNRKVRTVVLSGEGQAFCAGLDMERLVATTEGESILPFVDLGRRTHGIANFAQHLVWLWRELPVPVIAAVHGIAFGGGFQLMLGADVRYLAPATRLAVIEAKWGLVPDMAGTQLMRHLVREDVVRELTYTARVFSAEEALGYGFATRIAERPREAALETARAIADRSPDAIRAAKRLLNLVADSDAATGLAAETAEQALLLGAPNHIEAVRANLERRPPQWSFA from the coding sequence ATGACGAATGTTCGCGTCACCGTGAGCATCGCCGATGGCGTCGCCGACGTCAGGCTGAACCGCCCGGACAAGCTCAATGCGCTCGATCCTGCGATGTTTACCGCGATCGCTGACGCCGGTGCGCAGCTGGCGGACAATCGCAAGGTCCGCACCGTGGTGCTGTCCGGCGAAGGCCAGGCTTTCTGCGCCGGTCTCGACATGGAACGCCTGGTCGCGACGACCGAGGGCGAATCCATCCTGCCCTTCGTCGATCTCGGCCGGCGGACGCACGGCATCGCCAATTTCGCGCAGCATCTGGTGTGGCTCTGGCGCGAGCTGCCGGTGCCGGTGATTGCCGCCGTCCACGGCATCGCCTTCGGCGGCGGTTTCCAGCTCATGCTCGGCGCCGATGTCAGATACCTCGCGCCCGCCACGCGCCTTGCCGTCATCGAAGCCAAATGGGGGCTGGTGCCCGACATGGCCGGCACGCAGCTGATGCGCCATCTCGTGCGCGAGGACGTGGTCCGTGAACTGACCTACACCGCGCGCGTGTTCTCCGCGGAGGAAGCGCTTGGCTACGGCTTCGCCACGCGAATTGCGGAGCGGCCGCGCGAGGCCGCGCTAGAGACGGCGCGTGCGATCGCGGACCGCAGCCCGGACGCGATCCGCGCCGCCAAGCGGCTGCTCAATCTGGTCGCCGACAGCGATGCGGCGACCGGGCTCGCAGCCGAGACCGCCGAGCAGGCCCTTCTGCTCGGCGCGCCCAATCACATCGAGGCCGTCAGGGCGAATCTCGAGCGACGGCCGCCGCAATGGAGCTTTGCGTGA
- a CDS encoding TetR/AcrR family transcriptional regulator codes for MTEQLSVKDWLDQGLKTLARTGFTALKAEPLAKVMGVSRGSFYWHFADIAAYRSAILSHWREVAAEQVIAELETISKGDEALALLLRRAFSARLALERAVRSWATVDAEARAAVLEVDQRRIGYIETLLRQAGFPDDVARGRAQIFYWAFIGYALSEQALPKARQQAAIDELLRMAKR; via the coding sequence ATGACGGAACAGCTCTCAGTCAAGGACTGGCTCGATCAGGGCCTGAAGACATTGGCGAGGACCGGCTTCACGGCGCTCAAGGCCGAGCCGCTGGCCAAGGTCATGGGGGTGTCGCGCGGCAGCTTCTACTGGCATTTCGCCGACATCGCCGCCTACCGCAGCGCGATCCTCAGCCATTGGCGCGAGGTCGCCGCCGAGCAGGTGATCGCCGAGCTCGAGACCATTTCGAAAGGCGACGAGGCGCTGGCGCTGTTGCTGCGCCGCGCCTTCTCGGCGCGGCTGGCGCTGGAACGCGCGGTCCGCAGCTGGGCCACCGTCGATGCCGAAGCGCGCGCCGCCGTGCTGGAGGTCGACCAGCGCCGGATCGGCTACATCGAAACCCTGCTCCGGCAGGCCGGCTTCCCCGACGACGTGGCGCGCGGCCGCGCGCAAATCTTCTACTGGGCGTTCATCGGCTACGCGCTGTCCGAGCAGGCGCTCCCGAAAGCACGGCAGCAGGCCGCAATCGACGAGCTGTTGCGCATGGCGAAGCGCTGA
- a CDS encoding Trm112 family protein, translating to MNSTTDNLDSTADPKLLEILVCPITKGPLEFDAARQELISRSAKLAYPIRDGIPIMLPEEARKID from the coding sequence ATGAATTCAACGACCGACAATCTCGACAGCACCGCCGACCCGAAGCTGCTCGAAATCCTGGTGTGCCCGATCACCAAGGGGCCGCTGGAATTCGACGCCGCGCGGCAGGAATTGATCTCACGGTCCGCAAAACTTGCCTATCCGATCCGCGACGGCATCCCGATCATGCTGCCGGAAGAGGCGCGCAAGATCGACTAG
- a CDS encoding alpha/beta hydrolase family protein, giving the protein MRILVTWLLLLVSLASAAADESRLRIGPIDAVLTVPPDIAKPPVALLIAGSGSTDHDGNGPQLKPATLNKLSEQLVARGIATLRYDKRGAGEWKKEFGRPEDFRFKDFVGDAAALIDYLRGSGRFSRVAVVGHSEGGLVAILAAQRGPVDRLVLLATAARKQGDLLKAQLEKQLPPDKFAPIGKAIDDIMAGQIVDPPPPALAIAPAMQPSIASGFTEDPIDPMRKITGPTLIIAGGRDHQLARLDFLALTTADVAAKSLWLPDMNHVLVDVTDATDDVASYNQPERPLDPDLIDAVAGFISQK; this is encoded by the coding sequence ATGCGCATCCTCGTCACATGGCTGCTGCTGCTCGTCTCGCTGGCGAGCGCCGCAGCTGACGAGAGCAGGCTGCGCATCGGCCCCATTGACGCGGTGCTGACGGTCCCGCCCGACATCGCAAAGCCGCCGGTGGCGCTATTGATCGCCGGCTCCGGCTCGACCGATCACGACGGCAACGGGCCGCAGCTCAAGCCGGCAACGCTGAATAAACTCTCCGAGCAGCTGGTCGCGCGCGGCATCGCGACGCTGCGCTACGACAAGCGTGGCGCCGGCGAATGGAAGAAGGAATTCGGTCGTCCCGAGGACTTTCGCTTCAAGGACTTCGTCGGCGACGCGGCGGCGCTGATCGACTACCTGCGCGGCAGCGGCCGATTCTCTCGTGTTGCGGTGGTCGGGCACAGCGAGGGCGGGCTGGTCGCGATCCTCGCCGCGCAACGCGGGCCGGTCGACCGGCTGGTGCTGCTGGCAACGGCGGCGCGCAAGCAGGGCGATCTGCTGAAGGCGCAGCTCGAGAAGCAGCTGCCGCCGGACAAATTCGCGCCGATCGGAAAGGCCATCGATGACATCATGGCCGGGCAGATCGTCGACCCGCCGCCGCCGGCGCTTGCAATCGCGCCCGCGATGCAGCCTTCGATCGCATCCGGCTTTACCGAGGATCCGATCGATCCGATGCGAAAGATCACCGGGCCGACACTGATCATCGCCGGCGGCCGCGATCATCAGCTGGCGCGGCTCGACTTCCTCGCGCTCACCACCGCCGACGTCGCGGCCAAATCATTGTGGCTACCGGATATGAACCACGTGCTGGTCGACGTCACCGACGCGACCGACGATGTGGCGAGCTACAATCAGCCGGAACGGCCGCTCGACCCCGACCTGATCGACGCGGTGGCGGGCTTCATTTCACAGAAATGA
- a CDS encoding ubiquinone biosynthesis hydroxylase — translation MPAQRSIVICGGAFAGLALAVALRQGLGPDIPVVVADPALSRRPSRDPRATAIVAACRRLFETLGVWGQVAPTAQPITDMVVTDSKLEDATRPVFLTFTGNVEPGEPFAHMVENRYLIDALATRAEAEGVELRATAVSSFESRPDGVTVTLADGTVIDASLLVAADGARSKLRERAGIATHGWDYDQSGIVVTVGHERAHHGRAEEHFLPAGPFAILPLTGNRSSLVWTETRKDAARIIALNDEEFHAELEQRFGLHLGEIKALDKPRAFPLGYFVARSFIGERLALIGDAAHVIHPIAGQGLNMGLKDVAALAEVVVDAARLGMDLGQADVLERYQRWRRFDTMAMGVATNSLNFLFSNESTLLRTVRDIGLGLVDRAPPLKEMFIRQAAGLSGEVPRLLKGEAL, via the coding sequence ATGCCGGCACAGCGTAGTATTGTCATCTGCGGCGGCGCATTTGCTGGGTTGGCGCTGGCCGTGGCGTTGCGCCAGGGGCTTGGGCCGGACATCCCGGTCGTCGTGGCCGATCCGGCGCTCAGCCGGCGCCCGAGCCGCGATCCGCGCGCAACCGCGATCGTGGCGGCCTGCCGGCGGCTGTTCGAGACGCTCGGCGTCTGGGGCCAGGTCGCGCCCACCGCGCAGCCGATCACGGACATGGTCGTGACCGACTCCAAGCTGGAGGACGCGACGCGTCCGGTGTTTTTGACTTTCACCGGCAATGTCGAGCCCGGCGAGCCGTTCGCCCATATGGTCGAGAACCGCTATCTGATCGATGCGCTGGCGACCCGCGCCGAGGCCGAGGGCGTCGAGCTGCGCGCCACCGCGGTGTCGAGCTTCGAGTCACGGCCCGATGGCGTCACCGTGACACTGGCCGATGGCACCGTGATCGATGCGAGCCTGCTGGTTGCCGCCGACGGCGCGCGGTCGAAGCTGCGTGAGCGCGCCGGCATTGCGACCCATGGCTGGGACTATGATCAATCCGGCATCGTCGTCACCGTCGGGCATGAGCGCGCGCATCACGGCCGCGCCGAGGAGCATTTCCTGCCCGCCGGCCCGTTCGCGATCCTGCCGCTGACCGGCAATCGCTCGTCACTGGTGTGGACCGAGACCCGCAAGGACGCCGCGCGCATCATTGCGTTGAACGACGAGGAATTTCACGCCGAGCTCGAGCAGCGCTTCGGCCTGCATCTCGGCGAGATCAAGGCGCTCGACAAGCCGCGCGCGTTTCCGCTCGGCTATTTCGTCGCGCGTTCCTTCATCGGCGAACGGCTGGCGCTGATCGGCGACGCCGCGCATGTGATCCACCCGATCGCGGGGCAGGGGCTCAACATGGGCCTCAAGGACGTCGCTGCGCTCGCCGAGGTCGTGGTCGATGCGGCGCGGCTCGGCATGGATCTCGGACAGGCCGACGTACTCGAGCGCTATCAGCGCTGGCGACGCTTCGACACGATGGCGATGGGGGTTGCCACCAACTCGCTGAACTTCCTGTTCTCCAACGAATCGACGCTGCTGCGCACCGTGCGCGACATTGGATTGGGCCTCGTCGACCGCGCGCCGCCATTGAAGGAGATGTTCATCCGTCAGGCGGCGGGCCTGTCCGGCGAGGTGCCGCGGCTGTTGAAGGGCGAGGCGCTGTAG